CGCGTGGCCGAAGCCGCCGAAGGTTCCGGGCAACATGCACGAGCGACGTTAGCTAAAACGCATCGCCGCTGTTTGCGTAATCGCTACGGCGTCTAGCCAAATCTTGAGTCAACATCCAGCGGGTCGATTTCAACAAGAATCGTTCTCGATGACAGACTCGAAGTCCGGTTCCACAGAGCACCCCCACCAGGCGGATACGGGGCGTCGATTTTGATGACTCCATCGGCATAATCGTTACCGTTTGACGCTCGACCTGCACATTCCTAATCAAACAACACGAACAACTAGAAGTATCAGCACGATCCGGTCGATTGTTCATGAAGCCGGCATGGGTCAACCAAGTGGACGACCCGATGCTAGAAATGTTGAGTGGGTAACAATCGTCTCGGCTTATGTGGGTTTGCTGGGACGAGAGTGCATCTTCTCTCGCGGGTTTAAGTGATAAGCGGCTGTGAAACACTTTCGAGTGTCTCACAGCCGTTTTTTTTTTTGGCGTGATGGGAATTTGGTTCAGTGGGCCAATCTCGCCCAGTCCAATCCTTCGGACTCGGGGCGCCGCCAACGCACCATGAACGCGTTGTCTCGCCGGGCGACCGCCGGTCTGGGAAGAAAGTGCGTCCCAAATTGGATTAGAAGGTGGGAAACCCGAACTTTGCGGCCTATGATAAGTATGATTACCGAAGATGGGCTTGCCGTGATCCCCCACTCGATTCCTCCCACCCTGGCATGCTCGCTTCAGTGTTAGTGGATTCAAATCCCCTCTGTTCTGCCCCTCTCGCCGTATCTAGAGCAAACCGTCATTTCGATGCCGACATTTCAATACCTTAATTGCTGCGATCGCCTTCCCAATCCGTTGCTCGCGATTTCGCTGACCTTGCTGACCAGTTTTCTGATCACAAGTGATCGTGTTTTGCTAGCACAAGGCGGTCCTGCGAGCGTGGTGGTCACGGCGGTCGTGGAAAAGGACATTTCGTCGGAACAGTCATTTGTCGCCAACGTCAAACCGTGGCGTCAAAGTACGATTGGCAGTGCCGTCGATGGCCGTGTTTTAGAGTTCTTGGTCGACGCGGGGCAAGCGGTCACCGAGGGCCAACCGCTTGCACAATTGAGAACGAAGACGATTGAGATCGAAATCGCAGGTGCCGAAGCCGAATTGGCTCTACAGCAAGCAGAGCTCGAAGAGTTAAAGAACGGTTCGCGTCCGGATGAGATCAAACTAGCCGAAGCGTTACGAGACGAGGCCAAAGCCAAACTCGAATACGCTCAAGCCAAACTAGCCCGCGCCAAGCGGTTGTACACCGATACGGCGGGGATCTCGGTCGATGAATTCGAGAGCGACCAAGCGGCAGCCTTGGTAGCCGCCGCGACATTGGCGCAAGCCGAAAGCTCGTATCGGTTGGTGGTCGAGGGGCCTCGCAAGGAACGGATTGCGCAAGCAGCAGCACGAGTGGACAGGCAAACCCAGACGCTCGAAGGGCTGCGGGATCGCCATGCCAAGTACACGTTGAAGTCACCCTTTGACGGCTTTGTCGCGAGCGAGTTGACGGAAACCGGCGCTTGGGTACGCCAAGGCGATCCGGTCGCCACCATAATCGAAATTGATCCAATTGAAATCGAAGTCTACGTGCCTGAGAGCGGCATTCGCTTCGTGCGTCCCGGCGATGAGGTGGTCGTTTTGGTCGAAGCGGTTCCAGGCCAAACGTTTGCCGGGGTGATCGATCAAATCGTGCCATCAGCCGACCCTCAAGCTCGCACGTTTCCAGTGCGGGTGCGAGTGGAGAACGCGGCCGTCGAAGGGCGTCACCCTCTGCTGCCTGGCATGTTGGCGCGAGTCAAATTGCCGTCGAGTGAAAAACAGACGCGTTTGATGGTTCCCAAAGATGCCATCCAGCTAGGCGGGGCGGCTCCGACGCTGTACCGCGTCGTCGATGGCAAGGCGATGGTCGTGCCGGTGGTGATGGGGCCGTCGCAAGGCAGCTGGGTTGCGGTCACGCCCGCAGTATCGGATCAACTCAGTCCGAATGACTTGGTCGTCACTCGCGGCAACGAACGACTTCGCCCGGGGCAAGACGTCAAGATTACGGAGCAACAAAAGACAACCCCTTAACGATTGATCTTCGCGGTTCGTTTTGGGCGAGCGGAAGCCAACCGTCGGAATTCGACGTCGCTGCCGTCGCTAGATGGCGGCGATCCACGCTCTGGCGAGCGTCGCTACCACCCTGAT
The sequence above is drawn from the Novipirellula caenicola genome and encodes:
- a CDS encoding efflux RND transporter periplasmic adaptor subunit, whose translation is MPTFQYLNCCDRLPNPLLAISLTLLTSFLITSDRVLLAQGGPASVVVTAVVEKDISSEQSFVANVKPWRQSTIGSAVDGRVLEFLVDAGQAVTEGQPLAQLRTKTIEIEIAGAEAELALQQAELEELKNGSRPDEIKLAEALRDEAKAKLEYAQAKLARAKRLYTDTAGISVDEFESDQAAALVAAATLAQAESSYRLVVEGPRKERIAQAAARVDRQTQTLEGLRDRHAKYTLKSPFDGFVASELTETGAWVRQGDPVATIIEIDPIEIEVYVPESGIRFVRPGDEVVVLVEAVPGQTFAGVIDQIVPSADPQARTFPVRVRVENAAVEGRHPLLPGMLARVKLPSSEKQTRLMVPKDAIQLGGAAPTLYRVVDGKAMVVPVVMGPSQGSWVAVTPAVSDQLSPNDLVVTRGNERLRPGQDVKITEQQKTTP